The Flavobacterium commune genome contains the following window.
TCCTGAAATCACTCCTATTTGCTTCATTGCCGAACTCGTTTCATATTGCCCCATATTAACACTTCCGCTCGTGCATTGGGTAACATTCACAATATACAAACCCTTAGCAATGGCTTTTTCTATTACATTCAAGAACCAATCTTCTGTTGGCGCATTTCCCGAACCGTAGGTTTCTAAGACAACTCCTTTCAAATTTGGAATTTCAAGCAACGTAGAAAAAACCGTTTCTCCTATTCCGGGAAACATTTTTATGATTACCACATTCGTATCTAAAACAGAATGGAGCTTTAACCCTTTAGTACTGCCTTTCGACAAAAGCAATTCTGATTTAAAATTCAAATTCACACCCGATTCCACCAAAGCCGGATAATTTGGCGAAGCAAAAGCATTAAAATGCTCTGCATTTATCTTAGTTGTTCTGTTTCCCCGATACAATTTGTGTTCAAAATAAAGGCAAACTTCAGCAATAACAGGGGTGTTATTTTCCTGTAAAGATGCTATCTGAATGGCCGTTATCAAATTTTCTTTAGCATCAGTGCGCAAATCACCAATAGGCAATTGCGAACCCGTAAGAATAACCGGTTTGGATAAATTTTCGAGCATATAACTCAAAGCCGAAGCCGTGTACGACATGGTATCAGAACCATGAAGCACCACAAAACCATCAAATCCTGAATAATTGGATTCAATTATAAAGGCAATTTCGGCCCAATTTGCCGGATTCATATTTGAAGAATCAATTGGATTCTGAAACGAAATGGTTTCAATCTCACAATCCAATTGTTTCAACTCAGGAATTCTTTGTAATAATTTACTAAAGTTAAAAACCTTTAATGCTCCGGTATTAAAATCCTTGCGCATTCCAATGGTTCCTCCAGTATAAATTAAAAGAATTTTAGTCCTTGAGTTCATGGGTGTATTTCAGTTTATTGACTACCGGATTGGCATACATAGCCAATATTCCCTGCAATGCAATAGGATTTTCTGCATCGATTCGTTTTTCTAATCTTCGTTCGAAAACTGCTTTTTCGTTTTCAGTATATAAATGCGAATATTTATCGGTTTTATGTAAAATATCGTAAGCAATATAATTAGTAGGCCACAATTTATAGCTGGTCAAAATCGAATCGTCTATGGCTTGCGCCAAAGCCTGAATTTGTTTATTTACATTATCGTTTTCTGCTTTTATGGCATCAATTTCAGTATCTAAAACTTTCCCTATATGGATAAAAATTCGTTTTTTAGGTCCTAAAGCACCACTCAAAATGGTCATAAAATCTTCATTCTCTTCTTTGACATAGACTTCATTATTGGCTTCCGCCAATAATTGAGGCATTTTTAAAGCATCGGTAGGATCATATTCATAAGAAATAGAAACAGGAACAATCTTCAATTTTTTGAAGTAATCCATCAAATTAGCTTCATCCGAAGCCATTCCTATCATTTTCAATACTCCCGGATTGGTCGCATCATTTCCATCTTTGGTTCGTCCTTCACGTTGTGCAATCCAAACCGAACGGTTCTCGTGTTGCAACAACTGACTGATATATTCTGACAATGTTTTAGAACTCTGCAACATCTCTCTTGGTCCTAAACCGCGCTGAACCAGGAAATTTCGATTCAATTTAGCCAACACATTCAAAAAAGGTTGTTTAACCAAATTATCCCCAATAGCCGAAGCAGTCATTACCAAATCGTGCTCAAACAAAGTGGCATTCAACAAAGTGGTATCTAATAAAATATCTCTGTGATTAGAGATAAACAAATAAGGAGTATTAGGCTCTAAGTGTTCAAAGCCCGCAGTCATCAAGCCTTCTGAACTTTTTTCTAATACTTTTTGAACCGACTGGTATATAAAATTACATTGGAAATCACGAATAGAATGCGTTTTTAGCAATTGTTCTTTCCAAACTTCATCGGCTACATCAGGAAAAGAAAAATTCATCAATGACTTCAACATCGGGTGATGAAGCACTTTTTTTATCGCTTTATTTATTTCGGAATCATAATAAGGCCGAATCTCGTCAAACTTTTGCATTTTGGTACTATTAGAAAAACAAATGAACAAAAAAAATATTAAATTTTAGCGAATTCTGCTTTAAATCCCAAAAATTGCTTTCGAATTTTCAGTAGTGATTTTCGCTATTTCCTCTGCTGAAATTCCGTAAATATGTGATAACTTATCAATTACATTCACCAGATAACTACTTTCGTTTCTTTTCCCTCTAAAAGGAACCGGAGCCAGATAAGGCGCATCGGTTTCTAAAACAATGTGTTTTAAATCTATTTTATTCAAAAACTGGTCTATCTTACCATTTTTAAAAGTCACTACACCACCAATTCCCAATTTCATATTATAAGACAAAGCTTGCAAAGACTGCTCGTAAGTCCCCGAAAAACAATGAAAAATTCCAAACAAATCAGCCGATTTTTCTTCTTCTAAAACTGCAAAAACTTCATCAAAGGCATCACGACAATGAATCACAATAGGTAATTGGTATTCTTTTGCCAGTTGGATTTGGCGTTTGAAAGCCAATTGCTGCTCTTTTAAATGGGTTTTATCCCAATATAAATCGACTCCAATTTCTCCAATAGCATAGAATTTTCTCTTCTTTAATTCCTCTTCAACAAATTGCAATTCGTCCAGATAATTATCCTTCACATGCGTAGGATGCACTCCAGTCATTAAAAAAACATTTTCGGGATATTTTTGTTCCAAATCATACATGGCTTCAGTATAAGCCGAATCGATTGCCGGAATAAAAAAACGAGTCACACCAGCCGCTAAGGCGCGTTGCATCATTTCGTCTCTGTCCTGATCAAATTCTTCGCTGTATAAATGTGCGTGGGTATCGGTAATTATGGGTTTTGTTTCCAATTGTAATTTTTAAAAACGCAAAGTTCTAAAGTTTTTTAAAATTTAAACACAAAAGACACAAAAGTTTCGCCTCAATTATATTTAAAAACAAAAGACACAAAGAGTAATCTATTTTACCCTTTGTGTCTTTTGTACTTTTTCTTTGTGTCTTTTGTGTTGAATCCTTTTAATCCAACTTATCCAATAATTCCTGAACCTTATCATAATTCTCATAATCGGGAGGAATCGTCAACAGGATTTCTTTACAAGCCTTATAGTTTTTTTGTTTTAATTTGACCAAAGCCAAAGCATAAATCGCCTTGTTTTTATAAATAGAATTCCCTGATTTTATCGAGTTAAACTCAGCCTCGGCTTGCTTAATTTGATTGTTTTCCAATAAAGAAATCCCATAAAAATACTGAACTTCTACGGTTTTATTTTCTCTCAAAATAGCCTCAAAAAACGGAATCGCAGCTTTGTAATTCTTAGCATTAAAAGCTTCTTCAGCCTTTTTTAGATTATCAACTCCTTCGCTTCTTTCGGTCAAATAAGCGTTTTCATATTGATTGTAATCTTCAAAATTGGGGTCAGAAGGATTAAACAAAAATAATCCAAACAAAATCGCCACCGAGGCAGCAACCAGATAAGCCCAGGGTTTAATTGAAATCACCTTCGATTTATCTGCTTTAAAATGTTCTTTCGAAATCACTTTTAGATTTGCTGTGAAAGCCTCTCTGTCAGCTGCGAAATCAAATTTTGTTTCTAACTGTATTTGTACTTCTTTGAAAGTTTCAAATTCCGATGCCAGTTCTTCATTTTCTGAAAGCTGTTTTTCAAAATCCAATCGGGCTTCGTCCGACAATTCGCCTTGAAGGTATTGATCGAATACTATATATTTCTCTTCTTTCATGGCTCCTTAAATTTTTAATGTTTTAAAACTACTGTGTTCCTGAATCCATTGGGTAAGCTGACCCGTACACAAGGATTTTTTCTTCCTAACATAACCATAGGTTACGTTAAGTTTCATGGCTACTTCTTCCATGGATTTCAAAGTAAAACTCCACTTTAAAACTTCCTGGCATTTTTCGCCTAATCTTTGAAACATCATATCAAAAAGCTGTTGTTTTTCTTCAAATATTTCTGTTTGTGTCACCATCTCTTCCGTGGGTTCATTAGTAGATGTCAAATCATCCTGAATTGTTACCCCTTTATTCGACGCTTTTTTTAATTCGTTAAGCCATTTTCTTTTGCACAACAAAAAAAAGTAAGCATCAAAAGGACAACTCAGTTGTAGCTGCTTTGCTTTTGCCTGATTAAACAACAAAATTAGGATCTCCTGGACCACATCCTGAGCCTGATCTTCATCGCCCGAATTGTTCCTGATATAGGAAACCACTTTGGGAACAAACTTTTTGTAAATAGACCGAATAATCGCCGAATCATTATTCGCTAATCCTTCGATAAAATACTGATCCGGATGAATTTTGTTTTCTGACATAGGAAAAAAATTGAACTGCTAATGTAGAAAAGAATCTGAAATAAAAATCGGTTTAATGGGTAACAAATATAAAATCAAGTGGATATAGATGTGAAACCTTTCAAATTGATAAATCATGAAAAATGAACAATTATCCTCTCCAATCATTATTGATAGTTTTTCTGAAAAACTTTCGAATAAAATTCAGGCGGGTTTTAAAATCTCCGAATACAACGCCAAATTGCCTTATGTGGTTTTGACAAAAGAGCAAAAAAGCATCAATCATACTTTACATCTTCAACTCTTTTGCATCACATTCGGGATCTGGTCCGTGGTCTGGATTTATTTGACATTAACCCATACTCCAAAAAAAGAAATCCTAATTGCTATTGATGAAGACGGAAATGTGTTTGAAGAAAAATGCCTACTCAATTAAAAAGCCTGTTTGAATGTTTAAAGAAAAAAACCAGCTGTTAGAAACCGGGAAAATTTCTTAAAACGCATCAAAATTACACCCTTTAGGGTTGGGGAAATAATTTTGATAAATTTCAAACAGGCTTTAAAAAAATAATCTGAAATAAATTCAAATTAAAGGGTAACAATTCAAAACCCATATTGATATACCAATAGAAACCCGAAGTACTAAAAAAATATTTTGGAAACTGGGGTAACAAATTAAAACAAGAATTGATATAACAACAGAATCAGAAACAATTAAAAAAAATTAAAATACTGGGGTAACAATTTAAAACCCGAATTGATATAACAGTATAAAACAAGTAAAAACCATTTTAACCATAATTAAAATCAAGAAATCATGAGAACAAATTTTAAAACCATCGGACTTTTATTTTTAGCGGCAATTTCATTCGTAAGTTGCGAAAACGAGAACATCGAAAACACGCCGGCAACAGCAGCAGAATTTGCAAATGTCAGAGAAGCAGCCTTAGAAAAAATCACTCAGGAATTTACTATTACTGCCGAAGATGGCGCTACAACCCTAACTTCTGAAAACGGAGTGAAAATTACCATCAACGGAAGTTGCTTGACTAAAGACGGAAATCCTGTAACCGGCGATGTACAAATTGAGTATGTAGAACTTTTCGACAAAGGAAACATGTTAGTAACTAACAAACCAACAATGGGAATCATGCCCGATGGAAACCGAAATCTACTAATCTCTGGAGGAGAATTCTTCATCAAAGCAACTCAAAATGGCAAAGAATTAGCAACCACTTGCAACATTACTTTATTAGTTCCTGCCAGCCTTACTGATGGCGTTGACAATATGATGACTTTATGGAAAGGAATCATCGATGACGAAGGAAACTTAGCCTGGGAAGATGCCCGTAAAGCCGATGGAACTAATGGTGGAAAAGGTGGCGTTCAAGCCGAAGGGAACAACTACTATGTGAGTTTTGGAAACTTTGGATGGACAAATGTGGATAAATTCTACAGCGATCCAAGACCTAAAACTACTATTCTTGTTGATGCTCCCGAAGGATACGACAACAACAACTGTGCAATCTATTTATCTTATGACGGCGAAGGAACTAACGCTTTAGCAAAACTTGATACTTACACAGCCGAAGGTTTATTCAGCGAACACTACGGTCAAATTCCAGTAGGCCTTGCTTGTCACATCATCTTTGCGACCGAAGACAATGGAAACTGGAGATACGCCATCAAAGGAGTAACCGTTCAGGCCAATGACGTTTACACTTTCACAATGGCTGAAACCACTGTAGGTACCGAAGCTCAATTAATTGCCGCAATCAATGCGATCCAATAAAGATTCCCAAATTTAATTTCTGAAAAAAGTGGTGATTTGCTCATCGCTTTTTTCTATTTTTAAAAGATTTTTAACCGTTAACCAAATAAGAATTAGTAGCTTATTCCTGCTGTCCGCTATATCTCTTGCGGCGAACACCGCCACAAGAGGATGCCGCTACCATCAGGGCTAAAACCAGATTTGATTATGAAACCACTAGCATCTATTTTCTTTATTCTGCTTTCTGTTGTCTCCTTTTCACAAAAAAAAGTCAAAGATACCGTTACCCGAAGAGCCGCAATAAACTACAGTCAAAATGCGAATACGGTTTCATACAAACCCGAAACGCCACCATTAATTCCTATTGCTGGCGCACCAAAACCTAGTTTTTCCTATCTATGGGAATTTGGAGATGGCAACTACAGCAAAGCCGCCGAACCTAAACATACTTATAAAAACAAAGGAACCTACACTACCCGATTGACTGTTACCAATAATTACGACAACGGAAAACCACCCGCTACCCGACCAAAAAAAGTAGTAATTAACGAAGTATCAGATAAAAATTTTGACGAAATCGCATCCGTTGCTGACCAAAATGGTTTTGCTCTTCAAAAAAACTGC
Protein-coding sequences here:
- a CDS encoding 1-acyl-sn-glycerol-3-phosphate acyltransferase, with the translated sequence MQKFDEIRPYYDSEINKAIKKVLHHPMLKSLMNFSFPDVADEVWKEQLLKTHSIRDFQCNFIYQSVQKVLEKSSEGLMTAGFEHLEPNTPYLFISNHRDILLDTTLLNATLFEHDLVMTASAIGDNLVKQPFLNVLAKLNRNFLVQRGLGPREMLQSSKTLSEYISQLLQHENRSVWIAQREGRTKDGNDATNPGVLKMIGMASDEANLMDYFKKLKIVPVSISYEYDPTDALKMPQLLAEANNEVYVKEENEDFMTILSGALGPKKRIFIHIGKVLDTEIDAIKAENDNVNKQIQALAQAIDDSILTSYKLWPTNYIAYDILHKTDKYSHLYTENEKAVFERRLEKRIDAENPIALQGILAMYANPVVNKLKYTHELKD
- a CDS encoding asparaginase, which encodes MNSRTKILLIYTGGTIGMRKDFNTGALKVFNFSKLLQRIPELKQLDCEIETISFQNPIDSSNMNPANWAEIAFIIESNYSGFDGFVVLHGSDTMSYTASALSYMLENLSKPVILTGSQLPIGDLRTDAKENLITAIQIASLQENNTPVIAEVCLYFEHKLYRGNRTTKINAEHFNAFASPNYPALVESGVNLNFKSELLLSKGSTKGLKLHSVLDTNVVIIKMFPGIGETVFSTLLEIPNLKGVVLETYGSGNAPTEDWFLNVIEKAIAKGLYIVNVTQCTSGSVNMGQYETSSAMKQIGVISGKDITTEAAITKLMFLLSQNIPSKDFQTVFETSLRGEMM
- a CDS encoding TatD family hydrolase, whose translation is METKPIITDTHAHLYSEEFDQDRDEMMQRALAAGVTRFFIPAIDSAYTEAMYDLEQKYPENVFLMTGVHPTHVKDNYLDELQFVEEELKKRKFYAIGEIGVDLYWDKTHLKEQQLAFKRQIQLAKEYQLPIVIHCRDAFDEVFAVLEEEKSADLFGIFHCFSGTYEQSLQALSYNMKLGIGGVVTFKNGKIDQFLNKIDLKHIVLETDAPYLAPVPFRGKRNESSYLVNVIDKLSHIYGISAEEIAKITTENSKAIFGI
- a CDS encoding tetratricopeptide repeat protein, with amino-acid sequence MKEEKYIVFDQYLQGELSDEARLDFEKQLSENEELASEFETFKEVQIQLETKFDFAADREAFTANLKVISKEHFKADKSKVISIKPWAYLVAASVAILFGLFLFNPSDPNFEDYNQYENAYLTERSEGVDNLKKAEEAFNAKNYKAAIPFFEAILRENKTVEVQYFYGISLLENNQIKQAEAEFNSIKSGNSIYKNKAIYALALVKLKQKNYKACKEILLTIPPDYENYDKVQELLDKLD
- a CDS encoding RNA polymerase sigma factor, with translation MSENKIHPDQYFIEGLANNDSAIIRSIYKKFVPKVVSYIRNNSGDEDQAQDVVQEILILLFNQAKAKQLQLSCPFDAYFFLLCKRKWLNELKKASNKGVTIQDDLTSTNEPTEEMVTQTEIFEEKQQLFDMMFQRLGEKCQEVLKWSFTLKSMEEVAMKLNVTYGYVRKKKSLCTGQLTQWIQEHSSFKTLKI